The nucleotide sequence TTCGCGCTTCTGGCCGTGGCCAGCTACCTGCTGGCACTGTTCGCCAAGGAAGCCGCTCTTTTTTTTCTACCGGTCCTCCTTTTGCACGAGCTGGGCAAGCGCAGACGCATCACCGTTCCGCTGCATGCGACCTTCCTGGCCGTTACCCTTCTGTACTGGTGGGCCAAGTCGGCGGTCATCGGCCGCGGCAACCTGCCCGTTCGATTCTTCTCGCCGTTGTGGGAAAATGGCCGCGTCTTGCTGGGAGTCCTGGGCTACTATTTCCGCTCCCTGCTGTTCCCTTTCCGCTATGACCTGTTCCTGCCCGCCAACAAGGTCAAGACCCCCGCCTACTCGCTCGCCGGCGTGCTGCTGCTTTTTCTCCTGCTGCTGCTGTTGCGGCAGGGACGGAAGCGGGCCCCGTGCCTTCAGGCCTGGATATGGATCGTTCCTTTTTTGGCCGGCCACCTGCTGATGGTGTTTACCCCCATCTACCCCTTCAGCATCTCCACCCGCTACCTGGCGATCCCGGCCGTCGGTCTGGCCTGGCTTTTGGCCCATCTTCTCAGGTCCATGCCCAAACACTGGGGCAGGTTCGTCCTGCTCGCGCTGCTCCTGGTTCAAGCCGCAGCCATCGGCGGCAACGGGCAAAAGTATCGAAGCGAAACGGCTTTTTGGGCCAGCGCCCTGAAGTCCTGCCCCAATGACAGTTTTTTCCTGAGCAAATATGCCGGGCAGCTCCGCGAAAACGGCGATTTCGTCAACAGCGAAATCCTGCTGCGCCGGGCCCTGAACTTCCCCATGGGCAATTCCACCGCCGTGGCCATCGCCCTGCAATTGGCCGACCTGACCCGCGGCCAGGCCCGCTACGACGAAAGCCTGGAGTGGCTGGAAAAAATCAAGGTCCTGACCCTCGAACCGCTGCAAGCGCAGAATCGCTTGCTGCAGCTCCTGAGGATCCGCCTGGCCCGCGGCGAACAGGCGGAGGCCGAAGCGGCCCAGCGGACGCTGGAGCAAGCCGCGCCGGCGTTGGAGTCAAAAACCATGCGCCTCGAACTTTGCCTGGCCTTCGCCAATTGGACCCAAGCC is from Candidatus Aminicenantes bacterium and encodes:
- a CDS encoding tetratricopeptide repeat protein; the protein is MKRKNLLFLLVLALLPLLVYLPTLKHELIWDSKPVILENSLLDGEFSWLAPFRSGYWASTSQKMAGYDYYRPLMILSFMMEKAVWGLNPFRLRLVNLIIFIAGLFILYFFLDRQTPDDGIARSAVLLFALFPLHLDNITWVVGRNDLLIFLFGLLALYCFDLFLARRNIFFALLAVASYLLALFAKEAALFFLPVLLLHELGKRRRITVPLHATFLAVTLLYWWAKSAVIGRGNLPVRFFSPLWENGRVLLGVLGYYFRSLLFPFRYDLFLPANKVKTPAYSLAGVLLLFLLLLLLRQGRKRAPCLQAWIWIVPFLAGHLLMVFTPIYPFSISTRYLAIPAVGLAWLLAHLLRSMPKHWGRFVLLALLLVQAAAIGGNGQKYRSETAFWASALKSCPNDSFFLSKYAGQLRENGDFVNSEILLRRALNFPMGNSTAVAIALQLADLTRGQARYDESLEWLEKIKVLTLEPLQAQNRLLQLLRIRLARGEQAEAEAAQRTLEQAAPALESKTMRLELCLAFANWTQARETAQAFAFPQAGAWLARIDKIQSAFQSLSRKGQARYFIERGNFAYAWELWSRETAPTGYAEQLQLARLAFLAGKEKEGKNKSETLAREGANDFRILNSLGNLFFELQRSDEALPFYQRSLRINTRQTALIERIKLITGNKFSERFE